TCTCTCGGCGGCCGTGCATTCGGTAGTCAAACCGGAACACGATTGTGCCTGACGTCTGGACTACCAGGTACATACCGTCACGATCCGTGACTTTGTATGGCTTATCTCGCGTTTTCAATGCTTTGATGGCTGCATCCGTAAGCATTCGGCCCTCCGCATTTGGATCAAAAACCGCAGAAAGCGTCCAAAAGTACCGTCAGGCAAAAAGTAGCTATTTCCTAAAAGAAATGTATTTTTCTTTCAGTGCCTTAGTGTCAAAAAAATACCGTCAGAAGCTTTCATTGCCCCTGACGGTATCTTCAAAAATTCAGTTGAGCAAGTTTTCGCATACCGTCATAAATACCGTCAGACGGGAAGCTTTCCCCTCGATAGACCCCGAAAGATGTCGGATAATTTATCGTTATTTATCTGATGGTTGTGTCGGATTCTAGCGTATTTTCGGATGGCTTTGGTCGGGTCTGAATCATTCCCATTCGATCGTGCCCGGCGGCTTTGAGGTGTAGTCATAGACCACGCGGTTGATGCCCTTGACCTCATTGACGATGCGCGTGGCCACGCGGCTCAGGAAACCGGCGTCGAAGGGGTAGATGTCGGCGGTCATGCCATCGGTGCTGGTGACGGCGCGCAGCGCGCAGACGTTGTCGTAAGTGCGGAAATCGCCCATCACGCCAACGGTCTTGACCGGGAGCAGCACCGCGAAAGCCTGCCAGATCGCGTCGTAGAGACCCGCGTTGCGGATTTCCTCAAGGTAGATCGCATCGGCCTTGCGCAGCACGTCGCAGCGTTCGCGGGTCACTTCGCCGGGGATGCGGATGGCAAGGCCGGGGCCGGGAAACGGGTGCCGCCCGACGAACACATCGGGCAAGCCCAGTTCGCGGCCCAGCGCGCGCACTTCGTCCTTGAATAGTTCGCGTAAGGGTTCGACCAGCTTCATGTTCATGCGTTCGGGCAGGCCGCCGACATTGTGGTGGCTCTTGATCGTAACCGATGGACCGCCGGTGAAGCTGACCGATTCGATCACGTCGGGATAGAGCGTGCCCTGTGCAAGGAAATCCGCGCCGCCTACCTGCCTGGCCTCAGCCTCGAACACATCGATAAAGGTCTTGCCGATGAACTTGCGCTTGGCTTCGGGATCGGTGACGCTGGCAAGCCCGCCGAGAAACAGGGCCGAAACGTCCTTGTGGACCAGCGGGATATTGTAGTGATTGCGGAACAGGCTGACGACCTGCTCGGCCTCACCCATCCGCATCAGCCCGTGATCGACGAAGACGCACGTGAGCTGATCGCCGATGGCTTCGTGAATCAGGACTGCGGCAACTGCCGAATCGACCCCGCCCGAAAGCCCGCAGATCACGCGGCTATCGCCGACCTGCTCGCGGATTTCGGCGATCTTGGTCTTGCGGAATTCGGCCATGGTCCAATCGCCGGTGCAGCCGCAGACGTGGCGCACGAAATTGGCGATCAGCTTTCCGCCATCGGGCGTGTGGACCACTTCGGGGTGGAACTGCGTACCGTAGTAGCGCTTCTCATCGTTGGCGATGACCGCGAAGGGCGCACCGTCGGATACCGCGACGATGCGGAAGCCCGGCGCGAACTGGGTGACCTTGTCGCCATGGCTCATCCACACCTGATGGCGTTCACCGACCGACCACAATCCGTCGAACAGTACGCACGGTTCGGTGACGGTGAGGAAGGCGCGGCCAAACTCGCCCGAATCGCCCGGCTCCACCTTGCCGCCAAGCTGCTCGCTCATCACTTGCTGGCCATAGCAGATACCGAGAATCGGCAGGCCTGAGTCGAACAGCACTTGCGGTGCGC
This genomic interval from Novosphingobium sp. CECT 9465 contains the following:
- the guaA gene encoding glutamine-hydrolyzing GMP synthase, giving the protein MSIQPSESILIVDFGSQVTQLIARRVREAGVYSEIAPYTQAEAAFHRMKPTGIILSGSPASVPAEGSPRAPQVLFDSGLPILGICYGQQVMSEQLGGKVEPGDSGEFGRAFLTVTEPCVLFDGLWSVGERHQVWMSHGDKVTQFAPGFRIVAVSDGAPFAVIANDEKRYYGTQFHPEVVHTPDGGKLIANFVRHVCGCTGDWTMAEFRKTKIAEIREQVGDSRVICGLSGGVDSAVAAVLIHEAIGDQLTCVFVDHGLMRMGEAEQVVSLFRNHYNIPLVHKDVSALFLGGLASVTDPEAKRKFIGKTFIDVFEAEARQVGGADFLAQGTLYPDVIESVSFTGGPSVTIKSHHNVGGLPERMNMKLVEPLRELFKDEVRALGRELGLPDVFVGRHPFPGPGLAIRIPGEVTRERCDVLRKADAIYLEEIRNAGLYDAIWQAFAVLLPVKTVGVMGDFRTYDNVCALRAVTSTDGMTADIYPFDAGFLSRVATRIVNEVKGINRVVYDYTSKPPGTIEWE